In one window of Musa acuminata AAA Group cultivar baxijiao chromosome BXJ3-2, Cavendish_Baxijiao_AAA, whole genome shotgun sequence DNA:
- the LOC103969166 gene encoding uncharacterized protein LOC103969166 isoform X1 gives MVDDFAQGFGLATFPNPSFVHDFICFALGEGSQVEGICTIRMAKGLIWATTEDLARNRAKVLSLYRQILRSLNSPELPLTHAARLAKKAEVRSIFLFGAEERSLHNIADLIDAANYSLSILKQGRLP, from the exons ATGGTTGATGACTTTGCCCAGGGTTTTGGTTTGGCAACTTTCCCCAATCCATCATTTGTCCATGACTTCATTTGTTTTGCACTGGGAGAGGGATCTCAAGTTG AAGGCATTTGCACAATTAGAATGGCAAAAGGATTAATATGGGCAACCACTGAAGACTTGGCAAGGAACCGAGCAAAGGTTTTGTCATTGTACCGTCAGATATTGAGAAGCCTCAACTCCCCAGAACTCCCACTCACCCATGCGGCTCGTCTCGCCAAGAAAGCAGAGGTCCGCAGCATCTTCTTGTTCGGAGCTGAAGAACGTTCTCTCCACAACATTGCTGACCTCATTGATGCTGCTAATTACTCCCTTTCCATCCTTAAGCAGGGCCGCCTCCCATAG
- the LOC103969191 gene encoding peroxisomal 2,4-dienoyl-CoA reductase [(3E)-enoyl-CoA-producing], which produces MESPFKADILKGKVALVTGGGSGIGLEISTQFGRHGAAVAIMGRRRQVLDAAVAALRSEGIRAIGLEGDVRKQEDAARVLEKTTTHFGKLDILVNGAAGNFLVSPEDLSPNGFRTVIDIDSVGTFTMCHEALKHLKKGGRGEGPSTGGLILNISATLHYTAAWYQIHVSAAKAAVDSITRSLALEWGTDYDIRVNGIAPGPIGDTPGMRKLAPGEMQSKSREYRPLYKLGERWDIAMAALYLASDAGKYINGTTMVVDGGLWLSHPRHIGKEEVKKLSKVVEMKSRKSPVAFPASKL; this is translated from the exons atggAGTCTCCCTTCAAGGCGGATATCCTGAAGGGGAAGGTGGCGCTCGTAACGGGAGGCGGTTCGGGGATCGGCTTGGAGATCTCCACCCAGTTCGGGAGGCATGGCGCCGCTGTCGCCATCATGGGTCGCCGCCGCCAGGTCCTCGACGCGGCCGTCGCCGCCCTCCGGTCGGAGGGGATCCGG GCAATTGGGCTTGAGGGAGATGTTCGTAAGCAGGAAGATGCAGCCAGGGTTCTGGAAAAAACAACTACGCATTTTGGAAAACTTGATATTCTTGTAAATGGGGCAGCAGGCAATTTTCTTGTGTCACCAGAAGATTTATCACCAAATGGTTTTAGAACAG TGATAGACATTGATTCAGTAGGCACATTCACTATGTGTCATGAAGCCCTAAAGCATCTGAAGAAGGGAGGACGAGGAGAAGGTCCATCTACAGGTGGCCTTATATTAAACATAAGTGCAACTTTGCACTACACAGCTGCTTGGTACCAGATCCATGTATCGGCAGCCAAG GCAGCAGTTGACAGTATCACAAGGTCTTTAGCCCTAGAATGGGGAACTGACTATGATATAAGGGTCAATGGTATTGCACCAGGACCAATAGGAGACACTCCTGGAATGAGGAAGCTTGCACCAGGAGAAATGCAGAGTAAGTCTAGGGAATACAGGCCTCTGTATAAGCTGGGGGAGAGATGGGATATCGCAATGGCTGCACTATATTTGGCTTCTGATGCAG GTAAATACATCAACGGGACTACGATGGTTGTTGATGGAGGACTTTGGCTGAGCCATCCACGGCACATTGGGAAGGAAGAAGTGAAAAAGTTATCAAAGGTAGTAGAGATGAAGTCGAGGAAGTCACCTGTTGCTTTTCCAGCCAGCAAGCTGTAG
- the LOC103969166 gene encoding uncharacterized protein LOC103969166 isoform X3 codes for MVDDFAQGFEGICTIRMAKGLIWATTEDLARNRAKVLSLYRQILRSLNSPELPLTHAARLAKKAEVRSIFLFGAEERSLHNIADLIDAANYSLSILKQGRLP; via the exons ATGGTTGATGACTTTGCCCAGGGTTTTG AAGGCATTTGCACAATTAGAATGGCAAAAGGATTAATATGGGCAACCACTGAAGACTTGGCAAGGAACCGAGCAAAGGTTTTGTCATTGTACCGTCAGATATTGAGAAGCCTCAACTCCCCAGAACTCCCACTCACCCATGCGGCTCGTCTCGCCAAGAAAGCAGAGGTCCGCAGCATCTTCTTGTTCGGAGCTGAAGAACGTTCTCTCCACAACATTGCTGACCTCATTGATGCTGCTAATTACTCCCTTTCCATCCTTAAGCAGGGCCGCCTCCCATAG
- the LOC103969166 gene encoding uncharacterized protein LOC103969166 isoform X2 has product MVDDFAQGFGLATFPNPSFVHDFICFALGEGSQVGICTIRMAKGLIWATTEDLARNRAKVLSLYRQILRSLNSPELPLTHAARLAKKAEVRSIFLFGAEERSLHNIADLIDAANYSLSILKQGRLP; this is encoded by the exons ATGGTTGATGACTTTGCCCAGGGTTTTGGTTTGGCAACTTTCCCCAATCCATCATTTGTCCATGACTTCATTTGTTTTGCACTGGGAGAGGGATCTCAAGTTG GCATTTGCACAATTAGAATGGCAAAAGGATTAATATGGGCAACCACTGAAGACTTGGCAAGGAACCGAGCAAAGGTTTTGTCATTGTACCGTCAGATATTGAGAAGCCTCAACTCCCCAGAACTCCCACTCACCCATGCGGCTCGTCTCGCCAAGAAAGCAGAGGTCCGCAGCATCTTCTTGTTCGGAGCTGAAGAACGTTCTCTCCACAACATTGCTGACCTCATTGATGCTGCTAATTACTCCCTTTCCATCCTTAAGCAGGGCCGCCTCCCATAG
- the LOC103969166 gene encoding uncharacterized protein LOC103969166 isoform X4 has protein sequence MAKGLIWATTEDLARNRAKVLSLYRQILRSLNSPELPLTHAARLAKKAEVRSIFLFGAEERSLHNIADLIDAANYSLSILKQGRLP, from the coding sequence ATGGCAAAAGGATTAATATGGGCAACCACTGAAGACTTGGCAAGGAACCGAGCAAAGGTTTTGTCATTGTACCGTCAGATATTGAGAAGCCTCAACTCCCCAGAACTCCCACTCACCCATGCGGCTCGTCTCGCCAAGAAAGCAGAGGTCCGCAGCATCTTCTTGTTCGGAGCTGAAGAACGTTCTCTCCACAACATTGCTGACCTCATTGATGCTGCTAATTACTCCCTTTCCATCCTTAAGCAGGGCCGCCTCCCATAG
- the LOC103969645 gene encoding glycine cleavage system H protein 2, mitochondrial-like: VRHSARLGLVRLNESSAPEKAKASRLRWASRTASCLRISIFHRGFSTVIKDLKYADTHEWVKVDSSSAMIGITRYPQDHLGDVVYVELPLVSGAVAQGKNFGAVESVKATRKVNSPVSGEVVEVNTEPNGSPGLMSSLDKLFSTSTLFKRNNAFT, from the exons GTGCGGCATTCCGCCCGACTCGGGTTAGTGAGACTAAACGAAAGCAGCGCGCCGGAGAAGGCCAAGGCGTCTAGGTTGCGGTGGGCTTCGAGAACCGCCTCCTGCTTGAGGATCTCGATCTTTCACAGAGGCTTCTCCACTG TTATTAAGGATTTGAAATATGCTGACACGCATGAGTGGGTTAAAGTTGATAGCTCTTCTGCAATGATAGGAATAACCAGGTATCCTCAG GATCACTTGGGTGATGTTGTATATGTTGAATTGCCATTAGTTTCTGGAGCTGTGGCTCAGGGAAAGAATTTTGGTGCAGTTGAAAGTGTGAAGGCAACCAGGAAGGTCAATTCTCCAGTTTCTGGAGAAGTGGTTGAGGTCAACACTGAGCCAAATGGTTCTCCTGGATTGATGAGTTCTTTAGACAAGTTGTTTTCCACCAGTACTTTATTTAAGAGAAACAATGCCTTCACCTAG